The following are encoded in a window of Nitrospirota bacterium genomic DNA:
- a CDS encoding CoB--CoM heterodisulfide reductase iron-sulfur subunit B family protein, giving the protein MKYALYPGCAAQGATPELYQSTRAIIGRLGIEVVELSAAACCGAGVVTEVHPDMALAINARTFAQAEQLGLDVMTICGTCQGVMSAANRRLKTEAGTLDRINALLAPEGLAYHGRVQVKHLLWIVVRDIGLTRLGALVSTPMHDFRIAPFYGCYILRPSWDLGFDDPENPQSLERLITAVGGEPVPYAGRTKCCGFPIILEKEAIAVAMAGTHMKEAKEQGADFMVTPCPLCHMSLDIYQDRAGRAVNTELNLPILHLPQLLGLAMGILPKDLGLAHHLISVDSILVAHERRQAHP; this is encoded by the coding sequence ATGAAATATGCTCTCTATCCAGGTTGTGCGGCCCAAGGGGCGACCCCTGAGCTCTATCAATCGACGCGAGCCATCATCGGCCGATTGGGGATCGAGGTCGTCGAGCTCTCTGCTGCGGCCTGCTGCGGCGCCGGGGTGGTGACGGAAGTGCATCCCGATATGGCTCTGGCGATCAACGCCAGGACCTTTGCGCAAGCCGAACAGCTTGGCCTGGACGTCATGACGATCTGCGGCACCTGCCAAGGGGTGATGAGCGCTGCCAATCGGCGGTTGAAGACAGAGGCGGGGACGCTGGATCGTATCAACGCGCTTCTGGCGCCGGAAGGACTGGCCTATCACGGCCGGGTCCAGGTGAAGCATCTCCTCTGGATTGTGGTGCGAGACATCGGGCTCACTCGCCTGGGAGCCCTCGTCTCCACGCCGATGCACGACTTCCGCATCGCCCCGTTTTATGGTTGCTACATTCTGCGTCCGTCATGGGATCTGGGGTTCGACGATCCTGAGAATCCGCAATCCCTTGAGCGGCTCATCACGGCTGTCGGTGGTGAGCCAGTGCCCTATGCCGGGAGAACCAAATGTTGCGGATTTCCCATCATCCTCGAAAAGGAAGCCATTGCCGTGGCCATGGCAGGGACGCACATGAAAGAAGCCAAGGAGCAGGGAGCCGATTTTATGGTGACGCCCTGTCCCCTCTGCCACATGAGTCTGGATATTTATCAGGACCGGGCTGGTCGTGCGGTGAATACCGAACTCAACTTACCGATCTTGCATCTGCCGCAGTTACTGGGTTTGGCGATGGGAATTTTGCCCAAGGACTTGGGTCTCGCGCATCATTTGATCTCGGTCGATTCTATTCTGGTGGCGCATGAGCGCCGCCAAGCGCATCCGTAA
- a CDS encoding PilZ domain-containing protein, which translates to MAPPHYSRTYHRFPLHFPVIFGGAPFVAEGILTNLSLMGCSVMSDREVLCGSDVRVSVLLPNHPQALSVELGKIKWVKGYEFGVEFIRLPLEARQRLNSTLRVELIQFLKTRSGKSEFQELLHPNV; encoded by the coding sequence ATGGCGCCACCTCATTATTCCAGGACCTATCATCGATTCCCGCTCCATTTTCCTGTCATTTTCGGCGGAGCCCCATTCGTCGCCGAAGGCATCCTGACCAACTTGTCGCTGATGGGGTGCTCGGTCATGTCCGATCGAGAGGTCCTCTGCGGCAGTGATGTCCGTGTGAGTGTCCTGCTTCCCAACCATCCGCAGGCTCTGTCCGTTGAGCTTGGTAAGATCAAATGGGTTAAGGGGTATGAGTTCGGGGTGGAATTTATTCGCCTGCCCCTGGAGGCCCGCCAACGTCTCAACAGCACGCTTCGAGTCGAGCTCATCCAATTCCTGAAGACCCGTTCAGGAAAGAGCGAATTCCAGGAGCTCCTCCATCCGAACGTCTAG
- a CDS encoding Pvc16 family protein: MALSIQLTALRDMLQAETGQAVFIGRPDNHVMGLYLWPWKLDVQANLRTMPPVPQREFLKAKKPELPLRIRVLVLPMTASGIESCDALAAALRAINDHPVLVAADIRGQVRIDAMPAEELAALFTAAAMPLTLCLACTLEITAS; encoded by the coding sequence ATGGCACTATCTATCCAACTGACGGCTCTGCGGGACATGTTACAGGCTGAGACTGGCCAGGCGGTGTTCATCGGCCGCCCGGATAACCATGTGATGGGTCTGTACCTCTGGCCTTGGAAGCTGGACGTGCAAGCGAATCTTCGTACGATGCCCCCCGTTCCTCAGCGGGAGTTTTTGAAGGCCAAGAAACCTGAACTCCCGCTACGGATTCGTGTGCTCGTGCTCCCCATGACGGCATCGGGAATTGAGAGCTGTGATGCTCTGGCTGCGGCACTCAGGGCTATCAATGACCACCCGGTTCTTGTCGCAGCCGACATACGTGGGCAGGTGCGCATTGATGCCATGCCAGCCGAAGAACTTGCGGCCTTGTTCACTGCCGCCGCGATGCCCCTGACATTGTGTCTCGCCTGCACGCTCGAAATCACCGCCTCATAA
- a CDS encoding DUF2127 domain-containing protein produces the protein MMTRAHHNVGLAVIAVFKLVKGLLLLLVGLGLLNLVHAEIATLFSLLIEALHLNADSRLIHALVLKVDALQPHSVLVAGIVSLGYAGMLLVEGIGLWLEFSWAAYLTVVSTSLLLPFELYEVIEQVSMLRVGVLLVNLAILFYLVSQLKHHALRARAHSTTQASAA, from the coding sequence ATGATGACGCGCGCGCACCATAATGTCGGCCTGGCCGTGATCGCGGTGTTCAAACTAGTGAAGGGGCTGCTGTTGCTCCTTGTGGGGTTGGGCCTCCTCAACCTGGTGCATGCTGAGATTGCCACCCTGTTCTCCCTTCTGATTGAGGCGCTTCATCTGAATGCCGATTCTCGCCTCATTCACGCGCTGGTTCTGAAGGTGGATGCGCTGCAACCGCATAGTGTGTTGGTGGCGGGGATCGTCAGTCTGGGCTATGCGGGGATGTTGTTGGTGGAAGGTATCGGGCTGTGGCTGGAGTTCAGCTGGGCTGCGTATCTGACGGTGGTCTCGACGAGCTTGCTGCTGCCGTTCGAACTCTACGAAGTGATTGAGCAGGTGTCGATGCTCCGGGTCGGCGTCCTGCTGGTGAACCTTGCCATCCTGTTCTACCTCGTCAGCCAATTGAAACATCATGCGTTGCGCGCACGGGCGCATTCCACAACACAAGCCTCTGCCGCGTAA
- a CDS encoding zinc transporter ZupT: MLNLFALGALAGLIPVYLGIGAALLLGKVLPRSWEGGLIGVATGVLLYLFFDLMHEAVELSGARDMLSWVAFLVSLGASLVGLVALESKQVFGGRHTSRFLTLPYMIAIGMGFHNLGEGLAIGASYGSGEWTLSLLLVGGFALHNGTEGFGIVGAAGKTPVQWKDVLLLGLVAGGPTCIGVLLSGQGVSPYLSISFYTLAAGSLLYVILSLTTISYTATRRLQAALGIWVGISLMYVTAMLLTLLGGVRS; encoded by the coding sequence ATGCTGAACTTATTCGCGTTAGGTGCCCTTGCCGGTCTTATTCCTGTCTATCTGGGAATCGGCGCAGCCCTGTTGCTTGGGAAGGTATTGCCACGATCCTGGGAAGGCGGATTGATCGGTGTCGCGACCGGGGTGTTGCTCTATCTGTTCTTCGACTTGATGCATGAGGCGGTGGAGCTCAGCGGAGCCCGCGACATGTTGTCGTGGGTGGCTTTTCTGGTGAGTCTTGGCGCAAGTCTGGTCGGTCTCGTGGCGTTGGAATCGAAGCAGGTGTTCGGTGGCCGCCACACCAGCCGATTCCTCACGCTCCCCTATATGATCGCGATAGGGATGGGCTTTCACAACCTTGGCGAAGGGCTCGCCATCGGCGCCAGCTATGGGAGCGGAGAATGGACCCTCAGCCTGTTGCTGGTGGGGGGCTTTGCGTTGCACAACGGCACGGAAGGGTTCGGCATTGTCGGTGCTGCCGGGAAAACGCCGGTGCAATGGAAGGATGTGCTTCTCCTTGGGTTAGTGGCAGGGGGGCCGACCTGTATCGGAGTTCTGTTGAGCGGGCAGGGTGTCTCACCCTATCTCTCCATCTCCTTTTATACCCTCGCGGCTGGTTCGCTGCTCTACGTCATTCTCTCGCTCACCACGATCTCTTATACCGCGACTCGCCGTCTGCAGGCCGCGTTGGGCATATGGGTCGGCATCAGCCTGATGTACGTGACGGCCATGTTGCTCACACTCCTGGGAGGGGTGCGGAGTTAG
- a CDS encoding addiction module protein yields the protein MSPLALKEILKLSVSERVQLAEDIWDSIVASPESLPVTDAQKRELDLRRDTHASQ from the coding sequence ATGTCTCCTCTCGCCCTAAAAGAAATCTTGAAGTTGAGCGTGTCTGAGCGAGTGCAACTGGCTGAAGACATCTGGGATAGCATCGTGGCTTCCCCTGAATCCCTCCCGGTCACGGATGCGCAAAAGCGCGAGCTGGATCTCCGCAGGGACACGCATGCGAGCCAATAA